In Pyramidobacter piscolens W5455, the following proteins share a genomic window:
- a CDS encoding helix-turn-helix domain-containing protein yields the protein MSAQGIDYAAATDQRGLVLAILQSGRSLTREEALQNFHIWNLPTRVCELRKAGYNIQSESIDCGGVRPVARYYLGDPVPFLRPKLDGIPEELKALPQWVAWSWDMTRKNAEGKPGKRLFCVHDPERHASSTDASTWSSFEAAWALYEAGKAHGVAFCMTENDPYVFIDMDGCLNDGGRGVIPECRALVNDTVREFCTYTERSVSGKGLHIVFRVADKAPFLKGQRWGGVEMYGCHFMTVTGRSFRKPRPVAERQGMAEAFKRFIFDELRHAAAMPTDGHCARSAFAQTPHDDDEVLKEALERDVDGGKRPRGEARRQLFSGDWQSVYSSQSEADLALCGVLACYTSDAGQVDRLFRRSGLYRGKWEREDYRRRTLQLAMSGEQSNA from the coding sequence CCTCCAGAGCGGCAGAAGTCTGACGCGGGAAGAGGCGCTTCAAAACTTCCACATTTGGAACCTTCCCACTCGTGTTTGCGAGCTGCGGAAAGCAGGCTATAACATCCAAAGCGAAAGCATTGACTGCGGCGGCGTGCGCCCTGTGGCACGTTACTACCTGGGCGACCCCGTACCCTTCCTGCGGCCAAAGCTCGACGGTATTCCCGAAGAGCTGAAGGCCTTGCCGCAGTGGGTAGCGTGGAGCTGGGACATGACGAGAAAGAACGCCGAGGGCAAGCCGGGGAAGCGGCTGTTCTGCGTTCACGATCCGGAGCGGCATGCCTCTTCAACGGACGCCAGCACGTGGAGCAGTTTTGAGGCCGCGTGGGCGCTCTACGAGGCAGGGAAGGCGCATGGCGTCGCCTTCTGTATGACAGAGAACGACCCCTATGTGTTCATCGACATGGACGGCTGCTTGAACGACGGCGGGCGGGGCGTCATACCTGAGTGTCGGGCGCTCGTGAACGATACCGTGCGCGAGTTCTGTACCTACACGGAAAGGAGCGTCTCAGGCAAGGGGCTGCACATAGTGTTCAGGGTGGCGGACAAAGCGCCCTTCCTGAAAGGCCAGCGCTGGGGCGGCGTGGAGATGTACGGTTGCCATTTTATGACCGTCACGGGCCGGTCTTTCCGAAAGCCGCGGCCCGTAGCTGAGCGTCAGGGCATGGCCGAGGCCTTCAAGCGCTTCATCTTTGACGAGCTGCGACACGCAGCCGCCATGCCGACCGACGGGCACTGTGCACGCTCCGCCTTTGCTCAGACGCCGCACGACGACGACGAGGTACTGAAAGAGGCGCTGGAGCGCGACGTGGACGGCGGCAAACGCCCTCGTGGAGAGGCGAGGCGGCAGCTGTTCAGCGGCGACTGGCAGAGCGTGTACAGCTCACAGAGCGAGGCAGACTTGGCGCTCTGCGGCGTGCTGGCGTGCTATACCAGCGACGCCGGGCAGGTGGATCGCCTTTTCCGACGCTCAGGGCTGTACCGCGGCAAGTGGGAGCGCGAGGACTACCGGCGGCGCACGCTCCAGCTGGCCATGAGCGGGGAGCAGTCCAATGCCTAG